In the Pseudolabrys taiwanensis genome, one interval contains:
- a CDS encoding TIGR03032 family protein, with protein sequence MDECLIGADGGQKAPVHSMSAGADTLQQSTVAPEAPPSTKISCTRGLTAWLLRNDVSIAFSSYQSGRLYLVGVDRQERISFHERFFARSMGLWADPQRILLATLFQIWRLENVLGPDQRTNEGADRHYVPRIAHTTGDLDIHDVTVMADGRIVFVNTSYSCLALLSPTHSFRVFWKPPFISKLAPEDRCHLNGLAMRDGAPAYVTAVCQSDVVNGWRDRRANGGCVIDVHSNAIVSESLSMPHSPRLHQGRLWVLNAGTGYLGTIDLTNGEFTPLTFCPGFLRGLAFHNGYALVGLSLPRDGSFSGLALDLELNKRNAEPWCGIQIVELATGNIVEWIKLEGEVTELFDVQVIPGVRHATATGILSDDIQRLVTFETVTTPSSESV encoded by the coding sequence ATGGATGAATGTTTGATTGGTGCCGATGGTGGGCAGAAGGCACCCGTCCATTCCATGTCAGCAGGAGCGGACACGCTACAACAGTCAACAGTTGCGCCGGAAGCGCCGCCGTCCACTAAAATTAGCTGCACGCGCGGATTGACGGCCTGGCTTTTGCGCAACGATGTCAGTATCGCTTTCAGTTCTTATCAGAGTGGTCGGCTTTATCTGGTTGGCGTTGACAGACAGGAACGCATTTCATTCCACGAGCGTTTTTTTGCCCGTTCTATGGGGCTATGGGCCGATCCGCAGCGCATCTTGCTGGCAACGCTATTTCAAATCTGGCGATTAGAGAACGTTCTCGGTCCGGACCAGCGGACTAACGAGGGCGCAGACCGCCATTATGTGCCACGGATCGCCCACACGACCGGCGATCTCGACATTCATGACGTGACCGTCATGGCTGATGGTCGCATTGTATTCGTCAACACAAGCTATTCGTGCCTGGCGCTACTTAGTCCGACCCATTCCTTTCGCGTATTCTGGAAGCCGCCCTTCATCTCCAAGCTGGCGCCCGAGGACCGTTGCCATCTGAATGGGCTGGCCATGCGTGACGGCGCGCCTGCTTATGTTACCGCAGTATGCCAAAGCGATGTGGTCAACGGCTGGCGCGATCGGCGCGCCAATGGAGGCTGCGTGATCGACGTACACAGCAACGCAATCGTTAGCGAAAGCCTGTCCATGCCGCACAGCCCGCGTTTGCATCAGGGCAGGCTTTGGGTACTCAATGCTGGCACCGGTTACCTGGGTACCATTGATCTGACGAATGGTGAATTTACTCCACTAACGTTCTGCCCGGGATTCTTGCGCGGACTTGCGTTCCACAATGGCTACGCGCTTGTGGGCCTGTCGCTGCCGCGCGACGGGTCTTTCTCGGGGCTCGCACTCGACCTCGAACTGAATAAGCGCAATGCCGAGCCTTGGTGTGGGATACAGATCGTCGAGTTAGCCACCGGCAACATTGTCGAATGGATTAAGTTAGAAGGCGAGGTCACGGAGTTATTCGATGTGCAGGTAATCCCCGGCGTACGACACGCGACCGCGACCGGAATCTTGTCCGACGACATTCAGCGTTTGGTAACTTTCGAAACGGTAACGACACCGTCGTCGGAGTCGGTTTAG
- a CDS encoding c-type cytochrome yields MRPFVIAVVLTTVPTLGFAAPDDTQRGQKLAREQCAQCHNISKEPSSNVQRAPAFRDIARSPLNANQWVVYLAFGHSPMGAARMAAISPGDAGDIASYIVTLRPH; encoded by the coding sequence ATGCGCCCCTTCGTGATCGCGGTCGTCCTGACAACCGTTCCAACACTCGGGTTCGCCGCGCCGGACGATACGCAACGTGGCCAGAAACTGGCGCGGGAGCAATGCGCTCAGTGTCACAACATCAGCAAAGAACCTTCGAGCAATGTGCAGAGAGCCCCGGCATTTCGCGATATCGCGCGATCGCCATTGAATGCCAATCAGTGGGTTGTCTATTTGGCATTTGGTCACTCGCCAATGGGAGCCGCACGCATGGCTGCAATTAGCCCCGGCGATGCCGGCGACATTGCTTCCTACATCGTTACTCTACGTCCTCACTGA
- a CDS encoding bifunctional diguanylate cyclase/phosphodiesterase → MYQMINCLTSQHDWQLVALAIGVCFLATITTVGLFRRAQASEGRSRLAWLSLDAISAGFGIWATHFIAMLAFKPPFPIGYGLTLTMLSLGVAALITGIGQYLVLQAGSRPATIASGGLIGAGVAAMHYLGMGAMEVPAHLSWSYPLVLLSLALGICLAAAAFYVAAYRLNWMGSVVAILSFTFAIVGTHFTAMAAVTFAYDPTISIDNTDLVPASLSLVIAVAVILFLGLCLIFALSDWRTRERLRQQKGQLDTALENMSQGLCMFDSEGRVLLFNEKYVEITSIPADTLRHSTLIDILSEQKTGAKIEDPEGFASRIISAARKREPLNTLVEHHNGRIIRAVTGPMKDGGWVATLEDITDWQKAQEKIFHMARHDALTNLPNRVLFREHLEAALTRVNRNECAAILCLDLDRFKSVNDTLGHLVGDDLLNEVARRLVGCLREGDMVARVGGDEFAIVQSGKDLHASDVAALAGRIVEVVSAPYEIQGNQIVIGTSIGISFAPEDGTVAEKLLRNADLAMYRAKADGRGTYRFFEPGMDAKAQARRLLELELRGALARQEFELYYQPIQDLESGEIIEMEALIRWKHPLRGFVAPMDFIPVAEETGLITQIGDWVLARACKDAAAWSRPLSVAVNMSPVQFKSQALLRSVEAALSTSELPAARLELEITEAVLMDESDATLGMLHQLRNLGVRISMDDFGTGYSSLGYLRSFPFDKIKIDRSFIRDLTSRADAMAIVRAVTGLGRSLGIPTTAEGVETAEQVNLLRREGCTQVQGFHFSEPRPASEVEYMLSGRNLRIVS, encoded by the coding sequence ATGTATCAGATGATCAATTGCCTGACTTCCCAGCACGATTGGCAACTCGTCGCACTGGCAATTGGCGTCTGCTTCCTTGCCACAATCACCACCGTAGGTTTGTTTCGTCGCGCCCAAGCATCTGAAGGCCGTAGCCGCTTGGCATGGCTCTCCCTCGACGCGATCTCGGCGGGCTTTGGTATATGGGCGACACACTTTATCGCGATGCTCGCATTCAAACCACCATTTCCCATCGGTTATGGCCTGACGCTCACGATGCTCTCGTTAGGTGTCGCAGCTCTCATAACCGGCATTGGGCAATACCTTGTGCTTCAAGCAGGTAGTCGGCCTGCCACCATCGCCAGCGGAGGACTCATCGGCGCCGGCGTCGCCGCAATGCATTACCTCGGCATGGGCGCCATGGAAGTTCCAGCGCACCTTTCGTGGTCGTACCCACTCGTGCTCTTGTCGCTGGCGCTCGGCATCTGCCTTGCCGCCGCGGCCTTCTACGTCGCTGCGTATCGGCTCAATTGGATGGGATCCGTCGTTGCCATCTTATCGTTCACCTTCGCCATCGTCGGCACGCATTTCACCGCCATGGCCGCCGTCACGTTCGCTTACGATCCGACTATCTCGATAGACAATACGGACCTCGTACCGGCCTCGCTCTCCCTTGTGATTGCTGTCGCGGTCATCCTTTTCCTTGGCCTCTGTCTCATCTTCGCACTTTCCGACTGGCGAACGCGTGAAAGACTGCGTCAGCAGAAGGGACAACTTGATACGGCGTTGGAGAACATGTCGCAGGGCCTATGCATGTTCGACTCCGAAGGTCGTGTCCTGCTCTTCAATGAGAAATATGTCGAGATAACCTCAATCCCAGCCGATACACTACGCCATTCTACCTTGATCGATATTCTCAGTGAGCAGAAGACCGGCGCGAAAATCGAAGACCCGGAGGGGTTTGCCAGCCGGATTATCAGCGCCGCGCGCAAGCGCGAACCTCTGAACACCCTCGTTGAACACCATAATGGCCGCATCATTCGCGCTGTTACAGGACCCATGAAGGACGGTGGCTGGGTGGCCACCCTGGAGGACATCACCGACTGGCAGAAGGCCCAGGAAAAGATCTTTCATATGGCGCGCCACGACGCGCTGACCAACCTGCCCAATCGCGTTCTGTTTAGGGAGCACCTGGAAGCTGCTCTTACGCGGGTGAACAGGAACGAATGCGCCGCCATTCTGTGCCTGGACCTCGACCGCTTTAAGTCGGTCAATGACACACTTGGCCATCTAGTCGGCGACGACCTCTTGAATGAGGTAGCTCGTCGCCTTGTTGGATGTCTTCGAGAAGGGGACATGGTCGCCCGCGTCGGCGGCGATGAGTTCGCCATCGTGCAGTCCGGCAAGGATTTGCACGCCTCAGATGTAGCGGCCCTGGCTGGGCGCATCGTCGAGGTCGTTAGCGCGCCTTATGAGATTCAAGGCAATCAGATCGTCATCGGCACCAGCATCGGCATTTCTTTCGCCCCAGAGGACGGCACCGTCGCGGAGAAACTGCTGAGGAATGCGGACCTGGCCATGTACCGCGCCAAGGCCGACGGTCGTGGCACCTATCGGTTCTTCGAGCCTGGCATGGATGCAAAGGCGCAGGCCCGGCGGCTGCTCGAGCTCGAACTAAGGGGCGCGCTCGCCCGACAGGAATTCGAACTGTACTACCAGCCCATCCAGGATCTCGAAAGCGGCGAAATTATCGAGATGGAAGCTCTGATCCGCTGGAAGCACCCGCTCAGAGGCTTTGTCGCCCCCATGGACTTCATCCCCGTTGCGGAGGAAACCGGGCTCATCACCCAGATTGGCGATTGGGTCCTCGCGCGCGCATGCAAGGATGCTGCCGCCTGGTCCCGTCCGCTGAGCGTGGCGGTGAATATGTCACCGGTCCAGTTCAAGAGCCAAGCGCTTCTGCGCTCAGTGGAAGCGGCGCTCTCGACATCGGAATTGCCGGCGGCCCGGCTTGAGCTCGAAATCACCGAAGCCGTACTAATGGATGAGAGCGACGCCACTCTCGGAATGCTTCACCAACTCCGTAATCTCGGCGTCCGGATTTCCATGGACGACTTCGGCACGGGCTACTCGTCGCTCGGCTATCTGCGCAGCTTCCCCTTCGACAAGATCAAGATCGATCGCTCCTTCATCCGGGACCTAACGAGCCGGGCGGATGCGATGGCAATTGTTCGCGCGGTGACAGGACTAGGCCGTAGCCTCGGCATCCCGACGACGGCGGAAGGCGTGGAAACTGCCGAACAAGTGAACCTCCTTCGGCGGGAGGGATGCACCCAGGTACAAGGCTTTCATTTCAGCGAGCCTAGACCAGCAAGCGAAGTCGAATATATGCTCTCAGGCCGCAATCTGCGGATCGTCTCCTAA
- a CDS encoding thiamine pyrophosphate-requiring protein, whose translation MSQTVSDFIVQRLASWGVRRIFGYPGDGINGVFGALQRAKGKIEFVQARHEEMAAFMASAHAKFTGELGVCIATSGPGATHLVTGLYDARLDHMPVLALCGQQARNAIGGHYQQEVDLPALLHDVAGAFVQQASAPAQVRHLIDRAVRIAVGERRVTAVVLPNDLQEMPYEEPPRAHGTLHSGVGYTAPRVVPFEADLRRAADILNKGNKVAMLVGAGALAATDELMAVADRLGAGCAKALLGKAALPDDLPWVTGPIGLLGTKPSYDLMAECDTLLMVGSGFPYAEFLPKEGQARGVQIDLKADMLSLRYPMELNLIGDSVETLRALLPMLEQKTDGGWRKTIAGWTTEWWQTLEQRALAEASPINPQRVTWELSPRLPGDAIVTSDSGSCANWYARDIKVRRGMKCSLSGGLASMGAAVPYAISAKLAYPDRPVIALVGDGAMQMNNMAELITVAKYWKEWRNPVWVCAVWNNEDLNQVTWEQRVMEGDPKFDASQKIPNVPYHRFAELIGLKGMYIDEPGGVARAWEEALTSDRPVVLEFRTDPNVPPLPPHITLQQAKHFASALLKIDPDESSIIAGAAKQLFAAIRPGGKS comes from the coding sequence ATGTCGCAAACCGTTAGCGATTTTATCGTGCAACGCCTCGCTTCGTGGGGCGTGCGCCGCATCTTCGGTTACCCGGGCGATGGCATCAACGGGGTGTTTGGCGCCTTGCAGCGCGCTAAGGGCAAGATCGAGTTCGTGCAGGCGCGGCACGAGGAAATGGCCGCCTTTATGGCGTCGGCGCATGCCAAATTCACCGGCGAACTCGGCGTCTGCATCGCCACGTCCGGGCCGGGCGCAACGCATCTCGTCACCGGGCTCTACGATGCTCGACTTGACCACATGCCGGTGCTGGCGCTCTGCGGACAGCAGGCGCGCAACGCCATAGGAGGCCACTATCAGCAGGAGGTCGATTTGCCGGCGCTGTTGCACGACGTCGCCGGTGCTTTCGTGCAGCAGGCGTCGGCACCCGCGCAGGTGCGTCACCTCATTGACCGCGCGGTGCGCATCGCCGTCGGCGAACGGCGGGTGACGGCGGTGGTGCTTCCGAACGATCTTCAGGAAATGCCCTACGAAGAGCCGCCGCGCGCGCATGGTACCTTGCATTCGGGCGTCGGCTATACAGCGCCGCGGGTCGTGCCCTTCGAAGCCGATCTGCGCCGCGCCGCGGATATCCTCAACAAGGGCAATAAGGTCGCGATGCTGGTCGGCGCCGGCGCGCTCGCCGCCACGGACGAACTGATGGCCGTTGCCGATCGGCTCGGCGCGGGCTGCGCCAAGGCGCTCCTCGGCAAGGCGGCGCTGCCGGACGATCTGCCTTGGGTAACCGGCCCGATCGGCCTGCTCGGCACCAAGCCTAGCTACGACCTGATGGCCGAGTGCGACACCCTGCTAATGGTCGGCTCCGGCTTTCCCTATGCGGAGTTCCTGCCGAAGGAAGGCCAAGCCCGGGGCGTGCAGATCGATCTCAAAGCCGACATGCTGAGCCTCCGCTATCCGATGGAGCTCAACCTCATCGGCGACAGCGTCGAGACTTTGCGCGCGCTGCTGCCGATGCTTGAGCAAAAGACCGATGGCGGCTGGCGCAAGACTATCGCCGGATGGACCACGGAGTGGTGGCAGACTTTGGAGCAGCGGGCGCTCGCAGAGGCCTCGCCGATCAACCCGCAGCGGGTGACGTGGGAGTTGTCGCCGCGGCTTCCAGGCGATGCGATCGTCACCAGCGATTCCGGATCATGCGCCAACTGGTATGCGCGGGACATTAAAGTGCGGCGCGGCATGAAATGCTCGCTTTCAGGCGGGCTGGCGTCGATGGGCGCGGCAGTGCCGTATGCCATTTCGGCAAAATTGGCCTACCCCGATCGGCCGGTGATCGCGCTGGTCGGCGATGGCGCGATGCAAATGAATAACATGGCCGAGTTGATCACCGTCGCCAAGTATTGGAAAGAGTGGCGGAATCCCGTGTGGGTTTGCGCCGTCTGGAACAACGAAGACCTTAATCAGGTTACGTGGGAGCAGCGCGTCATGGAAGGCGATCCAAAGTTCGACGCGTCGCAGAAAATCCCGAACGTACCGTACCATAGGTTCGCCGAGCTGATCGGTCTCAAAGGGATGTATATCGATGAGCCGGGCGGCGTCGCCCGCGCCTGGGAGGAGGCATTGACATCGGATCGGCCTGTAGTGCTGGAATTCAGGACTGACCCGAATGTCCCGCCGTTACCGCCCCATATTACGTTGCAGCAGGCCAAGCATTTTGCATCAGCTTTGCTGAAGATCGATCCGGATGAGAGCAGCATCATCGCCGGCGCTGCAAAGCAGCTATTCGCCGCCATCCGGCCCGGCGGAAAGTCATAA